From the Lysobacterales bacterium genome, one window contains:
- a CDS encoding phage holin family protein produces the protein MSEPKPSSTRDDFTPDHAAGAIRLLRGLNRLRRAGGALLTQASLHGQLARIEWQQEKQRLGALLFTLILGTASLLCVMLFSGLLVLVLSWATPYRVVALVAVIIVYTIATLLAWRKLCALVALGADSFAATREELASDLAELRSAL, from the coding sequence ATGTCTGAACCCAAGCCCTCGAGTACCCGCGATGATTTCACGCCGGACCACGCGGCCGGGGCCATCCGGCTGCTGCGTGGCCTGAACCGGCTGCGCCGAGCCGGCGGTGCCTTGCTCACGCAGGCGTCGTTGCATGGCCAACTGGCGCGCATCGAGTGGCAGCAGGAAAAGCAGCGTCTCGGCGCGCTGCTGTTCACGCTGATCCTCGGCACCGCCAGCCTGCTCTGCGTGATGCTGTTCAGCGGACTGCTGGTGCTAGTGCTCAGCTGGGCCACGCCGTACCGGGTGGTCGCGCTGGTCGCGGTGATCATCGTCTACACGATCGCCACCCTGCTCGCGTGGCGCAAGCTATGCGCACTGGTGGCGCTCGGTGCCGACAGCTTTGCAGCGACCCGCGAGGAACTGGCATCCGATCTCGCCGAGCTCCGGAGCGCGCTGTGA
- a CDS encoding M23 family metallopeptidase, which produces MAHTPTSRRTHAAALALALLANASASERPNVVASQGGVARWAGLAAADCGFHGKRYPAVDAVCYYPIDLRAKTGVHEIALYDQDGKQHLGSLTVEASVFPEVEITLPDDRFVHPSATDLARHLEERKRVLALFKQDTAPARFSLPLSQPATSTPASENDFGSRRLFNGVRKSQHTGRDAPVAFGSAVKAVADGTVLLAEEQFFTGHSVFVNHGGGLISMNFHLSELAVAAGDEVKRGQTLGNVGSSGRSTGAHLHLGMRWLGARIDPYLLLDSPTRLPSIGDTPRKAEAKTDAARLAEPAEVDDTRSAPGS; this is translated from the coding sequence ATGGCGCACACGCCGACATCCAGGCGCACGCACGCCGCCGCGCTGGCACTGGCGTTGCTCGCCAACGCCAGTGCGTCCGAGCGCCCGAACGTGGTCGCGTCACAGGGTGGCGTCGCGCGCTGGGCCGGGCTCGCGGCCGCAGACTGCGGCTTCCATGGCAAGCGCTATCCTGCGGTCGACGCCGTCTGCTACTACCCGATCGATCTGCGCGCCAAGACCGGCGTGCACGAGATCGCGTTGTATGACCAGGACGGCAAGCAGCATCTCGGTTCGCTGACCGTCGAAGCGTCGGTGTTCCCGGAAGTCGAGATCACCTTGCCCGACGACCGCTTCGTGCATCCGTCCGCCACCGATCTTGCGCGCCATCTCGAGGAGCGCAAGCGCGTACTCGCGTTGTTCAAGCAAGACACCGCCCCGGCGCGCTTCTCACTGCCGCTGTCGCAACCGGCCACGTCGACCCCGGCGAGCGAAAACGACTTTGGCAGCCGCCGCCTGTTCAACGGCGTACGCAAGAGCCAGCATACGGGTCGCGATGCACCGGTCGCGTTCGGCAGTGCGGTCAAGGCGGTGGCCGACGGAACCGTGCTGCTCGCCGAGGAACAGTTCTTCACCGGTCACTCGGTGTTCGTGAATCACGGTGGCGGCTTGATCAGCATGAATTTCCACCTGTCGGAACTGGCAGTAGCTGCCGGCGACGAAGTCAAGCGTGGACAGACGCTGGGCAATGTCGGTTCCAGTGGCCGCTCGACCGGTGCGCATCTGCATCTGGGTATGCGCTGGCTCGGCGCCCGCATCGATCCCTACTTGCTGCTCGACTCGCCGACCCGGCTGCCGTCCATCGGCGACACGCCACGCAAGGCCGAAGCCAAGACCGATGCGGCGCGTCTCGCCGAGCCGGCCGAGGTTGATGACACGCGATCGGCTCCGGGATCGTGA
- a CDS encoding DUF1328 domain-containing protein codes for MLYYAVVFLFIALIAGVLGFGGIAGSAVGIAKILFLVFIVLFVVSLLLGRRGRT; via the coding sequence ATGCTGTACTACGCCGTCGTCTTCTTGTTCATCGCGCTGATCGCCGGCGTCCTCGGCTTCGGCGGCATCGCCGGCTCTGCCGTCGGCATCGCAAAGATCCTGTTCCTGGTCTTCATCGTCCTGTTCGTCGTCTCGCTGCTGCTGGGCCGACGCGGACGGACATGA
- a CDS encoding DUF883 domain-containing protein yields MNAKPLTSETARAAANSGRQNLSREFHDLVADIEDLVKQTASLSGEELNLARARLAELIASAKTSAEDMGSAVAQRARRSAAATNEYVHEQPWKAIGIAATVGLLLGVVLARR; encoded by the coding sequence ATGAACGCCAAGCCCCTCACCAGCGAAACCGCCCGCGCCGCCGCCAACAGCGGCCGCCAGAACCTCTCGCGCGAATTCCACGACCTCGTCGCCGACATCGAGGACTTGGTCAAGCAGACCGCATCGCTCAGCGGCGAAGAGCTCAACCTCGCGCGCGCCCGCCTCGCCGAGCTGATTGCATCCGCCAAGACCTCGGCCGAAGACATGGGCAGCGCCGTTGCCCAGCGCGCCCGCCGCTCGGCCGCGGCCACCAACGAATATGTGCACGAGCAACCGTGGAAGGCGATCGGCATCGCCGCCACCGTCGGCCTGCTGTTGGGCGTCGTGCTCGCGCGTCGCTGA
- a CDS encoding Crp/Fnr family transcriptional regulator — protein sequence MTSPQNHLLAALPTEDFARIEAQLERVPLRLGEMLYEPGEQLQYAYFPTTAIISLHYVMATGASAEAAGVGNEGMLGVALFMGGNTTPSSAVVQTAGEAWRWERGRFKEEFQRASLLQRVLLRYAQALMTQMMQTAACNRHHSVEQQLCRWLLLTLDRVASPDLIMTQDLVASMLGVRRESVTEAAGRLQDAGCIRYRRGHIAVLDRWALEQRVCECYAVVKNELSRLLDDVR from the coding sequence ATGACGTCCCCGCAGAACCATCTGCTTGCGGCACTGCCCACGGAAGACTTCGCGCGCATCGAGGCCCAGCTCGAGCGAGTGCCGCTGCGTCTCGGTGAAATGCTGTACGAGCCCGGCGAACAATTGCAGTACGCCTATTTTCCGACGACGGCGATCATCTCGCTGCACTACGTGATGGCGACCGGTGCGTCGGCGGAAGCCGCCGGCGTCGGCAACGAAGGCATGCTCGGCGTCGCGCTGTTCATGGGCGGAAATACCACGCCGAGTTCGGCGGTGGTGCAGACCGCAGGCGAGGCCTGGCGCTGGGAACGCGGCCGCTTCAAGGAAGAGTTCCAGCGCGCCAGCCTGCTGCAGCGCGTGCTGCTGCGCTACGCCCAGGCGCTGATGACGCAGATGATGCAGACCGCCGCCTGCAACCGCCACCACAGCGTCGAGCAGCAACTCTGCCGCTGGCTGCTGCTGACGCTGGACCGCGTCGCCTCGCCCGACCTGATCATGACCCAGGACCTGGTCGCCAGCATGCTCGGCGTGCGCCGCGAAAGCGTCACCGAAGCCGCGGGCAGACTGCAAGACGCCGGTTGCATCCGCTATCGCCGCGGCCACATCGCCGTCCTCGACCGCTGGGCGCTCGAGCAGCGCGTCTGCGAATGCTACGCCGTGGTGAAGAACGAACTGAGTCGCCTACTCGACGACGTGCGTTGA
- a CDS encoding response regulator has product MKLDESEILDARILIVDDQQTNVQLLQQLLGEAGYRNLASTQNSGEVCALHRRNPYDLILLDLQMPGMDGFQVMEGLKTNARDAYLPVIVLTAQPGHKLRALQVGAKDFISKPFDLVEVKTRIRNMLEVRLLYRKLENYSRDLEQAVDERTAELRESEARYRSLTELASDWYWEQDENDNFTRVSGPVLEMLGIRVDALAGESGTHEVPGWDEAERKLLRETIAARKPFIDFGFSRRNADGSTQHFRVSGEPMFSQSCRFIGYRGVGVDCTPRK; this is encoded by the coding sequence ATGAAACTCGACGAATCCGAGATCCTCGACGCCCGCATCCTGATCGTCGATGACCAGCAAACGAATGTGCAACTGCTGCAGCAGTTGCTCGGCGAGGCCGGCTACCGCAACCTGGCATCGACGCAGAATTCTGGCGAGGTCTGCGCGCTGCACCGCCGCAACCCCTATGACCTGATCCTGCTCGATCTGCAAATGCCGGGCATGGACGGTTTCCAGGTGATGGAGGGCCTGAAGACCAATGCCCGCGACGCCTACCTGCCGGTGATCGTGCTGACCGCGCAGCCTGGCCACAAGTTGCGGGCGTTGCAGGTCGGGGCCAAGGACTTCATCAGCAAGCCGTTCGACCTGGTCGAGGTGAAGACGCGCATCCGCAACATGCTCGAGGTGCGGCTGTTGTATCGCAAGCTCGAGAACTACAGCCGCGATCTGGAGCAGGCCGTCGACGAGCGTACCGCCGAGCTGCGCGAGAGCGAGGCGCGATATCGCAGCCTGACCGAACTCGCCTCCGACTGGTATTGGGAGCAAGACGAGAACGACAACTTCACCAGGGTCTCCGGCCCGGTGCTGGAGATGCTTGGCATCCGCGTCGACGCGCTCGCCGGCGAGTCCGGGACGCACGAAGTTCCGGGCTGGGACGAAGCCGAACGCAAGTTGCTGCGGGAAACCATTGCCGCGCGCAAGCCCTTCATCGATTTCGGCTTCAGCCGCCGCAATGCCGACGGCAGCACGCAACATTTCCGCGTCAGCGGCGAACCGATGTTCAGCCAGTCGTGCCGCTTCATTGGCTATCGCGGCGTCGGCGTCGACTGCACGCCGCGGAAATGA
- a CDS encoding DUF3494 domain-containing protein gives MNTLPDQASTALRPRASRPGDGLHRLASLTLLSALGLFGPAAAQTVDLGTAGGFAVLGASAVTNTGPTIVNGDLGISPNNASSVTGFPPGIINGSTHFADALALSAQNDTTTAYNTLAGRACNATISADLGGSTLVPGVYCSASTMGLTGTLTLDAQNDPDAVFIFKIGSTLTTASASNVQVINGGQHCNVFWQVGSSATLGTGSSFIGNILALASITLTTGSSASGHLLARTGAVTLDDGLVSACTLVPGGANPPTISKSFSPAAINVDGQSTLTVTLSNANATAATLTADLVDHLPAGVFVAALPNAATSCDGVGTPIAAAGGSTLALPAGRIIPANTSCTVSVNVTSAVPGSHLNTIPTGALTTTAGNNPEPAEATLVVIAHAVTHPVPTLSGVGLALLALLSGLVAAAAMRAR, from the coding sequence ATGAACACCCTGCCCGATCAAGCCTCCACGGCGCTGCGGCCCCGAGCTTCGCGGCCCGGCGATGGCCTGCACCGCCTCGCGTCACTGACCCTGCTGTCTGCCCTCGGTCTCTTCGGCCCGGCGGCGGCGCAGACCGTCGACCTCGGCACCGCCGGCGGATTCGCCGTATTGGGCGCCTCGGCAGTGACCAACACCGGCCCGACGATCGTCAATGGCGACCTCGGCATCTCGCCGAACAACGCCAGCTCGGTCACCGGGTTTCCGCCCGGCATCATCAATGGCAGCACCCACTTCGCCGACGCGCTCGCGCTTTCGGCGCAGAATGACACCACCACGGCTTACAACACCCTCGCCGGGCGCGCCTGCAACGCCACCATCTCCGCCGATCTCGGTGGCAGCACGCTGGTCCCGGGCGTCTACTGCTCGGCCTCGACCATGGGTCTGACCGGCACGCTGACGCTGGACGCGCAAAACGATCCCGATGCTGTCTTCATCTTCAAGATCGGCAGCACGCTGACCACCGCCAGCGCCTCAAACGTGCAAGTCATCAACGGCGGCCAGCACTGTAATGTCTTCTGGCAGGTGGGAAGTTCGGCCACGCTCGGCACCGGCAGCAGCTTCATCGGCAACATCCTCGCGCTCGCGAGCATCACCCTGACCACCGGCAGCAGCGCCAGCGGCCATCTGCTCGCCCGCACCGGCGCGGTGACCCTCGATGATGGCCTGGTTTCAGCGTGCACGCTGGTTCCCGGCGGCGCGAATCCACCGACGATCAGCAAGTCGTTCAGTCCGGCCGCGATCAATGTCGATGGTCAGTCGACGCTGACCGTCACCTTGAGCAACGCCAACGCGACCGCGGCGACGCTGACGGCCGACCTGGTCGACCACCTGCCCGCCGGTGTGTTCGTCGCGGCGCTGCCGAACGCCGCCACCAGCTGCGATGGCGTTGGAACGCCGATCGCCGCGGCTGGCGGCAGCACTCTTGCGCTGCCCGCAGGGCGCATCATTCCGGCGAACACCAGCTGCACGGTGAGCGTCAACGTCACTTCGGCGGTGCCTGGCTCGCATCTGAACACGATTCCGACCGGCGCACTGACCACCACTGCCGGCAACAATCCCGAGCCGGCCGAAGCCACCCTGGTGGTGATTGCGCACGCGGTCACGCATCCGGTCCCGACCCTGTCTGGTGTCGGGCTCGCGTTGCTCGCGCTTCTGTCCGGACTGGTTGCAGCAGCAGCGATGCGCGCACGATGA
- a CDS encoding CsbD family protein, which yields MNMPSSDEIKGKWKQQMGAAKIAWGKLTDDELLQAEGHQQKLTGLVQERYAITRDEAEQQVTKFFESNKA from the coding sequence ATGAACATGCCAAGCAGCGACGAAATCAAGGGCAAGTGGAAACAGCAGATGGGCGCCGCGAAGATCGCCTGGGGCAAGTTGACCGACGACGAATTGCTGCAGGCCGAAGGCCATCAGCAGAAGCTGACCGGTCTGGTCCAGGAACGCTACGCAATTACCCGCGACGAAGCGGAACAGCAAGTCACGAAGTTCTTCGAAAGCAACAAGGCCTGA
- a CDS encoding entericidin, which translates to MNTNIRKSFLILLVAGFAVSVGACKTMHGIGEDTEIVGEKIQKEADQHTKDDDNQDNRAHDRS; encoded by the coding sequence ATGAACACGAACATCCGCAAGTCTTTCCTGATCCTGCTGGTCGCCGGCTTCGCCGTCAGCGTTGGCGCCTGCAAGACCATGCATGGCATCGGCGAAGACACCGAAATCGTCGGCGAGAAGATCCAGAAGGAAGCTGACCAGCACACCAAGGACGACGACAACCAGGACAACCGCGCGCACGACCGGTCGTAA
- a CDS encoding DUF3096 domain-containing protein, producing the protein MNIQLGLAPIIALLAGILILVTPRLLNYIVAIYLIVIGVLGIVGAGGMRLN; encoded by the coding sequence ATGAACATCCAACTCGGTCTCGCGCCGATCATCGCATTGCTCGCCGGCATCCTGATTCTGGTGACGCCGCGCCTGCTCAACTACATCGTCGCGATCTATCTGATCGTCATCGGTGTGCTCGGCATCGTCGGAGCCGGCGGCATGCGTTTGAACTGA
- a CDS encoding DUF3309 domain-containing protein: protein MSLGTLLLIVLILMLVGALPNWGHSRSWGYGPSGGLGFVVAVLIVLLLLGKI, encoded by the coding sequence ATGTCACTCGGCACCCTGTTATTGATCGTCCTGATCCTGATGCTCGTCGGCGCCTTGCCCAACTGGGGCCATAGCCGGTCTTGGGGTTACGGCCCAAGTGGCGGCCTCGGCTTCGTCGTCGCGGTCCTGATTGTGCTGTTGCTGCTCGGCAAGATCTAG
- a CDS encoding glycine zipper 2TM domain-containing protein: MRNTLLQSAMLAAAALTLGGCASQPRYAQSGHSDDGRYDSRYEQSRHDERCNQCGAIANIEQVWIDDRHVGGGTLLGVIIGGAIGNQVGSGDGRRAATAAGAIAGGVIGHEAEKNHRDQQRGYRIEVRLDDGRYGHVVQLQDPQLRIGDRVVIRDERVYALR; the protein is encoded by the coding sequence ATGCGCAACACCTTGCTCCAATCCGCAATGCTCGCCGCCGCAGCGCTCACGCTGGGCGGGTGCGCGAGCCAGCCGCGCTACGCACAGTCGGGGCATAGCGACGACGGTCGCTACGACTCGCGCTACGAACAATCGCGCCACGATGAGCGCTGCAACCAATGCGGCGCGATTGCCAACATCGAACAGGTCTGGATCGACGACCGTCATGTCGGCGGCGGCACTCTGCTCGGCGTCATCATCGGCGGCGCAATCGGCAACCAGGTCGGCTCCGGCGACGGACGCCGCGCAGCGACTGCGGCCGGCGCGATTGCCGGCGGCGTGATCGGTCACGAAGCGGAGAAGAACCACCGCGATCAGCAGCGCGGCTACCGCATCGAAGTGCGCCTCGACGACGGCCGCTACGGCCATGTCGTACAGCTGCAGGATCCGCAACTGCGCATCGGTGATCGTGTCGTCATCCGCGACGAGCGCGTCTACGCGCTGCGTTGA
- a CDS encoding response regulator codes for MSRSRPASVPADPAVNSAELRRQEVLVKAGMLQNAILTSASFSIIATDERGIIQLFNAGAERMLGYSSAEVVNKISPSDMHDGEEVRARALALSAELATAIAPGFEALAYKASRGIEDVYELTYVCKNGTRFPAVISITALRDDQGKVIGYLLIGSDNSVRHRIDAELQMAMTAARKANLAKSDFLSSMSHELRTPLGAILGFAQLIDSGTPPPTPAQKRSIDQILRAGWYLLDLINEILDLAQVESGKLTLSMEPIALVDVMRECQSMIQPQARANGIGLAFPKLDMACRVMADRTRVKQVLINLLSNAIKYNRPGGSVVVTCEPSASKRLRICIEDAGEGLTPEQQAQLFQPFNRLGKENSGEEGTGIGLVVSKRLVDMMGGVIGVESTPGQGSVFWIELNLTDELQDEPGVAGGELASLRVASGAPLRTLLYVEDNPANLMLVEDLISRRPDLRMLSATDGHRGVELARAERPDVILMDINLPGISGIAALARLAEDPNTASIPVVALSANAMPSDIEHGLQAGFFRYLTKPIKVKEFMETLDLALKLAQARRNHRQPREPT; via the coding sequence ATGAGCAGATCGAGACCCGCCAGCGTGCCCGCCGATCCCGCCGTAAACTCCGCCGAACTGCGCCGCCAGGAAGTGCTGGTCAAGGCCGGCATGCTGCAGAACGCGATCCTGACCAGCGCCAGTTTCTCGATCATCGCTACCGACGAGCGCGGCATCATCCAGCTGTTCAATGCCGGTGCCGAGCGCATGCTTGGTTACTCTTCGGCCGAAGTCGTGAACAAGATCAGCCCGAGCGACATGCACGATGGCGAGGAGGTTCGCGCGCGTGCCTTGGCCTTGAGCGCGGAACTGGCAACGGCGATTGCACCAGGCTTCGAGGCGCTTGCCTACAAGGCCTCGCGCGGCATCGAGGACGTGTACGAGTTGACCTATGTATGCAAGAACGGCACGCGCTTCCCGGCAGTCATTTCGATCACCGCGCTGCGCGACGATCAGGGCAAGGTCATCGGTTACCTGCTGATCGGCAGCGACAACTCCGTGCGGCACCGGATCGATGCCGAACTGCAGATGGCGATGACGGCAGCAAGGAAAGCGAATCTCGCGAAGTCCGACTTCCTTTCGAGCATGAGCCACGAGTTGCGAACGCCACTCGGTGCGATCCTCGGCTTTGCCCAGTTGATCGATTCGGGCACGCCGCCACCGACTCCGGCACAGAAGCGCAGCATCGATCAGATCCTGCGGGCCGGCTGGTATCTGCTGGATCTGATCAACGAGATCCTCGATCTCGCCCAAGTCGAATCGGGCAAGTTGACGCTATCGATGGAACCGATCGCGCTGGTCGACGTGATGCGCGAGTGTCAGAGCATGATCCAGCCACAGGCGCGCGCCAACGGCATCGGCCTGGCGTTTCCGAAGCTGGACATGGCCTGTCGCGTGATGGCCGACCGCACCCGCGTCAAGCAGGTGCTGATCAACCTGCTGTCGAATGCGATCAAGTACAACCGTCCGGGCGGAAGCGTCGTCGTCACTTGCGAGCCCAGTGCATCGAAGCGCTTGCGCATCTGCATCGAGGATGCCGGGGAAGGACTGACGCCGGAACAGCAGGCTCAGCTGTTCCAGCCGTTCAATCGGCTCGGCAAGGAAAATAGCGGCGAGGAGGGCACCGGCATCGGCCTGGTCGTGAGCAAGCGACTGGTCGACATGATGGGCGGCGTGATCGGCGTCGAGAGCACGCCGGGCCAGGGCAGCGTGTTCTGGATCGAACTGAACCTGACCGACGAACTGCAGGATGAACCGGGCGTCGCGGGCGGCGAACTGGCCTCGCTGCGGGTCGCGAGCGGTGCGCCCTTGCGCACCCTGCTCTATGTCGAGGACAACCCGGCGAATCTGATGCTGGTCGAAGACCTGATCTCGCGCCGGCCGGACCTGCGCATGCTCAGTGCCACCGACGGCCATCGCGGTGTCGAGCTCGCGCGTGCGGAGCGTCCGGACGTGATCCTGATGGATATCAACTTGCCTGGCATCAGCGGCATCGCGGCGCTGGCGCGCCTCGCCGAAGACCCGAACACCGCAAGCATTCCGGTCGTGGCGCTGAGCGCCAATGCCATGCCAAGCGACATCGAGCACGGCCTCCAGGCCGGATTCTTCCGCTATCTGACCAAGCCGATCAAGGTCAAGGAATTCATGGAGACGCTGGATCTCGCGCTGAAACTCGCGCAGGCCCGGCGCAACCACCGCCAGCCCAGGGAACCGACATGA
- a CDS encoding YihY/virulence factor BrkB family protein, whose translation MPTTSPLDQATRRFGAVIAAAARRFLDIDGTQWAAAFAHFTFFALFPLIVLSVSVASAFVDRGAAGGEIIAYVETFIPIDGANRSYIFDTVSGVIAARGEASLFALIMLAWAALGFFSTLIRATNRAWGVDAHNWWQQPLASLAFLAIMVVAVLLSIAVPISARMARSWLAPTRDFADWVYALAHSLVPMLVVFIALSLFYRLAPRRQTRLAEVWFAAVCATLLLQVSDRLFVVYLQHVVFLNAVYGTFGGIIALLLWIYVAGCIFVFGACLCAEQARLRQATALTDAPIDSD comes from the coding sequence ATGCCCACCACCAGCCCGCTTGACCAGGCAACGCGGCGCTTCGGCGCAGTCATCGCCGCGGCTGCACGGCGTTTCCTCGACATCGATGGCACGCAATGGGCAGCGGCGTTCGCGCATTTCACGTTCTTCGCGCTGTTTCCCCTGATCGTGCTGTCGGTGTCGGTCGCGTCCGCATTTGTCGACCGCGGCGCGGCCGGCGGCGAGATCATCGCCTACGTCGAAACTTTCATTCCGATCGATGGCGCCAACCGCAGCTACATCTTCGACACGGTTTCCGGCGTCATTGCGGCGCGCGGGGAGGCGAGTCTGTTCGCGCTGATCATGCTCGCCTGGGCCGCCCTCGGGTTCTTCTCCACGCTGATCCGCGCGACCAACCGCGCCTGGGGCGTGGACGCGCACAACTGGTGGCAGCAGCCGCTGGCGAGTCTCGCTTTCCTCGCCATCATGGTGGTCGCCGTGTTGCTCAGCATCGCCGTGCCGATCTCGGCGCGGATGGCGCGGTCCTGGCTGGCACCGACCCGCGATTTCGCCGACTGGGTGTACGCGCTTGCCCATTCGCTGGTCCCGATGCTGGTCGTGTTCATCGCATTGAGCCTGTTCTACCGACTGGCGCCACGGCGGCAAACGCGCCTTGCCGAAGTATGGTTCGCGGCCGTGTGCGCGACCCTGTTGCTGCAGGTGTCGGATCGTCTGTTCGTCGTCTACCTGCAACACGTCGTTTTCCTGAACGCGGTCTACGGCACGTTCGGCGGCATCATCGCGCTGCTGCTGTGGATCTATGTCGCCGGCTGCATCTTCGTGTTTGGCGCCTGCCTGTGCGCGGAGCAGGCGCGACTGCGTCAGGCAACCGCGCTTACAGATGCGCCGATCGACAGCGACTGA
- a CDS encoding M50 family metallopeptidase, with protein MDAHGPGSSPDHVIADRGWRRWFGLAFLALALIGLWQVPWLGWLVYPFRVFGTFVHELSHGLAAIATGGDFVRFAVSPDLSGVAHSAGGLRMIVASAGYIGSAVFGGALLVLHARLLSSRTLLFGLGVVFGLLCLLFVRNLFGVAAALAITFALGAAAMKLNLAMRDLLVDVLALQLILDGYDSLFTVFALSRQGGVRSDAETMADLTWLPATWWALIWMLVSTAILLAALRLAVRR; from the coding sequence ATGGATGCCCATGGACCCGGATCAAGCCCCGACCACGTGATTGCCGATCGCGGCTGGCGGCGTTGGTTCGGTCTGGCCTTCCTCGCACTGGCCTTGATCGGCCTCTGGCAGGTGCCTTGGTTGGGCTGGCTGGTGTATCCGTTCCGCGTGTTCGGCACCTTCGTGCACGAGCTCAGCCACGGACTCGCGGCGATCGCGACTGGCGGTGACTTTGTGCGCTTCGCGGTGTCTCCAGATTTGTCCGGGGTCGCGCATTCGGCGGGCGGCCTGCGCATGATCGTCGCCAGCGCCGGCTACATCGGGAGCGCAGTCTTCGGCGGCGCACTGCTGGTGTTGCACGCGCGGCTGCTGTCCTCGCGCACCCTGCTGTTCGGACTCGGTGTCGTGTTCGGCCTGTTGTGCCTGCTGTTCGTGCGCAACCTGTTCGGTGTCGCGGCGGCGCTGGCGATCACGTTCGCCCTGGGAGCTGCAGCGATGAAGTTGAACCTCGCGATGCGCGATCTGCTGGTCGACGTGCTTGCGCTGCAATTGATCCTCGACGGCTACGACAGCCTGTTCACCGTGTTCGCGCTGTCGCGACAGGGCGGCGTGCGCAGCGACGCTGAAACCATGGCCGATCTGACCTGGTTGCCTGCCACCTGGTGGGCGCTGATCTGGATGCTTGTCTCGACCGCCATCCTGCTCGCCGCCCTGCGTCTGGCGGTGCGCCGCTGA
- a CDS encoding AI-2E family transporter, with amino-acid sequence MNADQPTATASEHDWGTRMHVRTLVLTLMTALGLYLCYRMSLPFLAALAWALALAVLFTPLQAWLERKMERSLAALGAVLLIALIVVVPAVLVGQQLVQQAAQGATLVETRMATGEWRRVLATQPRLAPLAERIEQQLDLPGAAKDIASWLSSLAGTLLKGSVVQLLGICLTFYLLFFFLRDRALVLHAIRALSPLREAESDALFARVGDTIHATVYGTLAVSAVQGLLGGLMFWWLGLSAPLLWGLVMAALAVLPVLGAFVVWLPAALFLLLAGSWVKALILTLWGVLVIGTIDNLLRPILVGNRLKLHTILAFLSVIGGIVLFGPAGLILGPVTLTITTELLAIWATRARTENGSTTANEA; translated from the coding sequence GTGAACGCCGACCAGCCCACCGCGACCGCGAGCGAACACGACTGGGGCACGCGCATGCATGTGCGCACGCTGGTGCTGACCTTGATGACCGCCCTCGGCCTCTACCTTTGCTACCGGATGTCGTTGCCGTTTCTGGCGGCGCTGGCCTGGGCGCTCGCGCTGGCGGTGCTGTTCACGCCCTTGCAAGCCTGGCTGGAGCGGAAAATGGAGCGCAGCCTGGCCGCACTCGGCGCGGTGCTGCTGATTGCATTGATCGTGGTCGTGCCGGCGGTGCTGGTCGGCCAGCAACTGGTGCAGCAGGCGGCGCAAGGCGCGACCCTGGTCGAAACCCGGATGGCCACCGGCGAGTGGCGGCGCGTCCTCGCGACCCAGCCGCGTCTGGCCCCGCTGGCCGAACGAATCGAACAACAGCTGGACCTGCCCGGCGCCGCGAAGGACATCGCCAGCTGGCTCAGCTCACTGGCCGGAACCCTGCTCAAGGGCTCGGTGGTCCAGTTGCTCGGCATTTGCCTGACCTTCTATCTGCTGTTTTTCTTCCTGCGCGATCGCGCCCTGGTGCTGCATGCAATACGCGCGCTGTCGCCATTGCGCGAGGCCGAGTCCGATGCACTGTTCGCGCGTGTCGGCGACACCATTCACGCGACCGTATACGGCACCCTCGCGGTGTCTGCGGTGCAGGGACTGCTCGGTGGCCTGATGTTCTGGTGGCTGGGGCTGTCCGCGCCCCTGCTCTGGGGTCTCGTGATGGCGGCGCTCGCGGTGTTGCCGGTGCTGGGTGCGTTCGTGGTGTGGTTGCCGGCAGCGTTGTTCCTGCTGCTGGCCGGCAGTTGGGTCAAGGCCTTGATCCTGACCCTGTGGGGTGTGCTGGTGATCGGCACGATCGACAATCTGCTGCGGCCGATCCTGGTCGGCAACCGCCTCAAGCTGCATACGATCCTTGCCTTCCTGTCCGTGATCGGCGGGATCGTGCTGTTCGGTCCCGCCGGCCTGATTCTCGGGCCGGTCACCCTGACCATCACCACCGAACTGCTCGCCATCTGGGCGACGCGCGCACGTACCGAGAACGGATCGACGACCGCAAACGAGGCATGA